ATGGGACATCCCCTTGATGCGCTGCTCCGGGCGAAGATCGAAGCGGCGCACGAGCGCGGCGGCGTACGCACCGTCCCACGCGCCGAAGACCTGCGCCACAAAGTCCATGTGCCACTGCAGTGTCGCCCGCGGAAAGAGGCGCGTGTCCTCGGACACATAGCCGATGTCCTGCTTGGCACGCGCGGTGGCCTCCGGGATGCGGTGGCCAAGCACCTCGATCTCGCCGGAATCGGCGGTGACCAGCCCCATGATGATGCGAATGGTCGTCGACTTCCCGGCGCCGTTGGCGCCGATGAATCCCGTGATGCTGCCCGTCGGCACCTCGAGGGCGACGTCGCGCAGGGAGAACGGGGGATAGTGCTTGCACACTCCCCGGAGCCGGATGGCATGGTCGGTCATGAGCAATCCTCGGCGCGGCGAATCGCCTCAGCGAGACGTGCGCGCAACGCCTCGATGGGGAGTTGGTGGCGGACGGCGAGGTCGGCCAGCGTCTCGAGCAGCGGCTGGAGCTGTGCCTCGAAGAGCCGATCCTGCAGGTCGGGCACTTCAGCCACGACCGACCCGATCCCGTGGCGCGTCACGATCACCCCTTCGCGCTCGAGCTCGAAATAGGCGCGCTTGACGGTGATGACGGAGACGCGCAGCTCGGCGGACAGCTCCCGGATGGACGGGAGCCCAAAGCCGGCGGGCCAATCGCCCAGCGCGATGCGCTGGCGGACCTGCTCGATGATCTGCAGGTAGATCGGCCGGGGATCGGCCTTGGCGAGGTTCAAGCCACTGTGCATAGTGATATACTCAGTATACACAGTGGATTTGTCAAGTGGGGGTCGTTGGTGGGCCCTCCCGCCACGGCACTCGAGTGAACGCGCGCCGCAAGGCCGCAATGAAGGCGGTCACCCTCGCCGATCGCCCCGCCCGACTCGCGACCAGCGCCATCACGTCGGCACTGGGTGGTGGCGTCTCCGGGAGGACGCGCATCAGGCGACCCGCCGCGAGGTCCTCCGCGACCGACCACTCCGAGCGGACCACGACGCCGAGCCCGGCGACCGCCCAGTCGCGCGCGACCTCACCATCGTTGGTGGCCAGCGCCGGCTCGATGCGGACCGTCTGCGTCCGCTCCGCCGACGCGAAGCGCCAGAGCGTGGTGTCTTCGTCGTTCTCGCGAATGGCGATGCAGGGCCATCCCGTCAGCTCCCCTGGCGACGCCGGGAGCCCACGCGTGGCGAGCAGCGACGGCGCAGCACAGCAGATCCGATCGTTCGGCGCGATCCGATGGGCCACCAGCGATGAATCGCGCAGCTCGCCGATATGCACGGCGATGTCCCAGTTCCCATCGGAAATCGTCCCCTGCCGGTCGGAGAGGTGCAGCTCGACCTGCACCGCGGGGTGGGTCGCGGCGAACGCCGATACCAGCGGGGCGATGTACACCCGTCCGAAGCCGAGCGGCGCCACGAGGCGGAGCCGCCCGGTGACCGCGCCACGCCGCGCCTGGATCTGGT
The DNA window shown above is from Gemmatimonadota bacterium and carries:
- a CDS encoding GntR family transcriptional regulator; amino-acid sequence: MHSGLNLAKADPRPIYLQIIEQVRQRIALGDWPAGFGLPSIRELSAELRVSVITVKRAYFELEREGVIVTRHGIGSVVAEVPDLQDRLFEAQLQPLLETLADLAVRHQLPIEALRARLAEAIRRAEDCS
- a CDS encoding LysR family transcriptional regulator; protein product: MLTSADLDFFAAVATSPSLAAAARSLGVSPPAVTQRLQELERRVGVRLVHRTGRTLALTEEGLLLADGGGSIVAALGSLTDQIQARRGAVTGRLRLVAPLGFGRVYIAPLVSAFAATHPAVQVELHLSDRQGTISDGNWDIAVHIGELRDSSLVAHRIAPNDRICCAAPSLLATRGLPASPGELTGWPCIAIRENDEDTTLWRFASAERTQTVRIEPALATNDGEVARDWAVAGLGVVVRSEWSVAEDLAAGRLMRVLPETPPPSADVMALVASRAGRSARVTAFIAALRRAFTRVPWREGPPTTPT